The DNA region ACCGAGTAATTCTTGTAGTCCTGTGCGCAGCGATTCGATACCAGTACCACCACGACCAACAACAACACCAGGGCGAGCGGTACGTACTTCTAGATCGATTTGATCCGCTTTGCGCTCGATCCGGACTTCTGAAATTCCTGCGTTGTTTTGTGCTAGCCTGCCCAGCTTTTGCTCGATATAATTGCGTAGCTTATGGTCTTCTTTTAAAATCTCAGGATAGCGCGCTGGTTCAGCAAACCACCGCGATTGGTGTTCCTGAGTCACTCCTAGCCGAAAACCAACTGGATGAATTTTCTGTCCCACAAATACTTCCTCTAGTTACTAACTTTCTGCTGCCAATGCTGCATCTGTAGCGACGGCTACAGTAATATGACACGTAGGTTTACGAATTTGGTAAGCTCGCCCTTGCGCTCTAGGTTGAAAACGCTTGAGCACGGGACCTTGATCCGCGTACGCTTGAGTTATTTTGAGTTCCGCTGGATTTAATCCGGCGTTATGTTCAGCATTAGCAACTGCACTTCTGAGCACTTTGAGGATTGGATCGCACGCTCTGTAGGGCATGAATTCAAGAATAATCAGCGCCTCGCGGTATGATCGCCCGCGAATTTGATCGAGAACGCGACGTACTTTATAGGGAGACATCCGAATGTAGCGCGCACTTGCTTTTACTTCTGTAGTATCACTAGCCATAACCTTTCTCCTTTAGCTGTTAGCTGTTAGCTATTAGCTATTTATCTCCCTGCTTTCTTATCGCTTTTGGCATGACCGCGAAAAGTACGTGTTGGCGCAAACTCGCCTAGCTTGTGTCCTACCATTTGCTCGTTGATAAAAACTGGTACGTGTTGGCGCCCGTTATGGACGGCAATTGTATGACCAACCATCTGGGGCAAAATGGTAGACGCTCGCGACCAGGTTTTGATAACTTGTTTTTCGCCTTTTGCATTTAGCTTTTCAATTTTGCTGAGTAAACTGTCAGCGACAAAAGGACCTTTTTTGAGAGAACGACCCATAGCTCAATTTTGAATATTAGATGTGTTGGATGTGGAATTATGATTCTCTGCCACCGCGACCGCGTTTGGAAGACTTACGTCGGCGACGAACAATCAAAGCATTACTTGCTTTTTTCGGCTTACGTGTTTTAGCTCCCAGCGTTGGCTTACCCCATGGTGTCACAGGTCCTGGCCTACCAATTGGTGCTCTACCCTCTCCGCCACCATGCGGGTGATCGACTGGGTTCATCACACTACCTCTGACTTTGGGCCGCCGTCCTTTCCAACGATTGTGTCCAGCTTTTCCTGAACTGAGGTTACGTGCATCAATGTTCCCGACTTGTCCAATTGTGGCGTAGCATTCGCGACGTATAAGGCGGACTTCACCGGAAGGAAGCTTGAGCGTAACGTAGTTACCTTCTTTGGCGACAACCTGGGCACTAGCACCTGCGGCGCGGACAATTTGCGCACCACGACCAGGATACAGTTCAACATTGTGAACGGTTGTTCCTAGAGGAATGCGGCTGAGTGGTAATGCATTACCGTCCTCGAAAGGTGCATCAGGTCCAGAAATTACGGTTTGCCCAACTTTCAAGCCATTCGGTTGAAGAATGTAGCGCTTTTCGCCGTCTTGGTAATACAGCAGTGCAATGCGCGCGTTACGGTTGGGATCATACTCGATCGCGGCAACTTTGGCGGGAATGTTGTGTTTGTTGCGTTTGAAGTCGATGATTCGATACAAACGCTTGTGTCCGCCACCACGACGACGGCTAGTAATCACACCACGATTATTTCGACCTTTGGCGCGGTGGACTGATACGGTTAGTGATCGCTCTGGCTCCGTTTTGGTAATTTCGCTAAAGTCAGAGACAACGCGTTGGCGCGTACTGGGTGTATATGGTCGATAAGAGCGTGTACCCATAAGTTGTTTTGTTGTTGTGTTGACAATTTTGAATTGTTTGTTAAATCAGCTTGGACTAACCAACAATTCACTAAACATCTGGGAACAGGACTTTTCTAATCTTGTCTTCTTCCCCAGTCGCTACCGTGACAATAGCTTTCTTGTATTGGGGCTTAAAACCAATGAATTTTCCGACACGGCGCTGCTTGCGCGGTTGTTGTTGAGTGTTAACTTGAACAACTTTGACTTCAAACAAGTCTTCGATCGCCGCTTTGATTTGTGGTTTTGTTGCTTTCGGCGTGACTTCAAAAGTAAATTTGTTTTCCTCCATCAGCCGCGTCGCCTTTTCGGTAAGAATGGGACGACGTACTAAATCAGGGAGCGATCGCCGATCAATTTTGGGCACCGTAGACCTCCTGAATCTTATCAATAGCAGCTACCGTTGTTACGATCCGGTCGGCGTTCAACAGGTCGTAGACGTTTAACTGATCAGCAGCGATCAGCTTGACTTGAGACACGTTGCGTGCTGATAAGTAAACCGTTTCTACCATTTCTGGTAAAATCAACAGAACTTTAGTATCTGTATCGATTCCCCACCGCGCGATCGCCGCGATTAAGTCTTTAGTCTTTGGTCTGGGTAGATCACTCGCAAAGTCTTCCACAACGACTATATCTTCAGCGCGACTTACTAAAGCGGTGCGTAAAGCCAGCCGTCGCTCTTTGCGATTCATCTTGATTTCATAATCTCTAGGCTTAGGACCAAAGATAACGCCACCACCACGCCATAATGGCGAACGAATCGAACCAGCACGCGCGCGACCTGTACCTTTTTGCCGCCAAGGTTTGCGACCACCACCACGGACTTCCGCACGAGTTTTGCTGCTGGCTGTGCCTTGTCTGGCATTTGTTGTTTGCCGCACTAACGCTCGGTGGACGATATGCGCCGCACTCTTTTCATTTGCAACCTGCAAATTTAGTGCTGCTTGCCCTACCTCTTCTCCCTGCCAGTTTTTTACTACACACTCTACCATTTCTTCTTTACCCCTTTACCCCTTTTTGTAGTCTCTTGGTGTATTAAGTAAACTTACACGTTTACCCTGAACACCTGTAGTGGCAATTCATTGGGTCACCCTACTTTTGACTACCTCGCTTAGCTGGCACAATATTCAATAAAGCACCAGGCTTACCTGGAACGGCTCCTTTGATTAACAATATGTTTCGTTCAGAGTCTACTTTGATGACAGTCAGTTGAGGAATTGTCACGCGTTTTCCACCGAGACGACCTGCCATCTTTTTCCCAGGATAAACACGCCCTGGAGTCGTACCCGCACCAATTGAACCAGGTAATCGATGGTTTTTAGAACCATGCGACATAGGTCCGCGACCGAAGTTATGCCGTTTTTGATAGCCAGCAAAACCGCGACCGATGCTTGTACCGATGACATCGACCATTTGCCCAGCGGTAAATATATCTGCTTTAATTTCTTGACCTAGATTATATTCACTCGAATTATCTAAGTGATACTCGCGCAGATGGCGTAAAGATGGAGCAGAGGATTTAGCCAGATGACCTAACAAGGGTTTGTTAAGCGCTTTCGGCTTGACTTCTTTATAGCCAACTTGGATAGCAGCGTAACCATCTGTTTGTTTAGTTTTGACTTGCGTAACTGTGCATGGACCGGCTTGAACTACAGTTACAGGAATTGCTTTTCCTGCCTCGTCAAACACTTGGGTCATGCCCAGCTTTGTGCCGAGGATACCTACAGCCACAGTAACTGGTTTCTCCTTTTTTCAAGGTTGAATGAGCACCGGATATCGCTGATTCGCTGTAACCGGTTTGACATGAACTTATTTACCCAAGCTATTGGGCAAGTAAGCCATTTTTGTTTTTGAGCCTGCGCGTGGAAAGACACTTTAGATTCAGCGCGATCGCTATTGCAGTTAATTTCCCACCTAGACTTAAACGGCTTGCCGCTTAGTATCTATGTTGGTGAGTTGACGAGCTTTAGACCATAGTGCTGGTGTTAATACATTGC from Chroogloeocystis siderophila 5.2 s.c.1 includes:
- a CDS encoding 50S ribosomal protein L23, translated to MPKIDRRSLPDLVRRPILTEKATRLMEENKFTFEVTPKATKPQIKAAIEDLFEVKVVQVNTQQQPRKQRRVGKFIGFKPQYKKAIVTVATGEEDKIRKVLFPDV
- the rpsS gene encoding 30S ribosomal protein S19 — translated: MGRSLKKGPFVADSLLSKIEKLNAKGEKQVIKTWSRASTILPQMVGHTIAVHNGRQHVPVFINEQMVGHKLGEFAPTRTFRGHAKSDKKAGR
- the rplC gene encoding 50S ribosomal protein L3, which codes for MAVGILGTKLGMTQVFDEAGKAIPVTVVQAGPCTVTQVKTKQTDGYAAIQVGYKEVKPKALNKPLLGHLAKSSAPSLRHLREYHLDNSSEYNLGQEIKADIFTAGQMVDVIGTSIGRGFAGYQKRHNFGRGPMSHGSKNHRLPGSIGAGTTPGRVYPGKKMAGRLGGKRVTIPQLTVIKVDSERNILLIKGAVPGKPGALLNIVPAKRGSQK
- the rplB gene encoding 50S ribosomal protein L2, yielding MGTRSYRPYTPSTRQRVVSDFSEITKTEPERSLTVSVHRAKGRNNRGVITSRRRGGGHKRLYRIIDFKRNKHNIPAKVAAIEYDPNRNARIALLYYQDGEKRYILQPNGLKVGQTVISGPDAPFEDGNALPLSRIPLGTTVHNVELYPGRGAQIVRAAGASAQVVAKEGNYVTLKLPSGEVRLIRRECYATIGQVGNIDARNLSSGKAGHNRWKGRRPKVRGSVMNPVDHPHGGGEGRAPIGRPGPVTPWGKPTLGAKTRKPKKASNALIVRRRRKSSKRGRGGRES
- the rplD gene encoding 50S ribosomal protein L4, whose product is MVECVVKNWQGEEVGQAALNLQVANEKSAAHIVHRALVRQTTNARQGTASSKTRAEVRGGGRKPWRQKGTGRARAGSIRSPLWRGGGVIFGPKPRDYEIKMNRKERRLALRTALVSRAEDIVVVEDFASDLPRPKTKDLIAAIARWGIDTDTKVLLILPEMVETVYLSARNVSQVKLIAADQLNVYDLLNADRIVTTVAAIDKIQEVYGAQN
- the rplV gene encoding 50S ribosomal protein L22, with the protein product MASDTTEVKASARYIRMSPYKVRRVLDQIRGRSYREALIILEFMPYRACDPILKVLRSAVANAEHNAGLNPAELKITQAYADQGPVLKRFQPRAQGRAYQIRKPTCHITVAVATDAALAAES